The following are from one region of the Mesorhizobium sp. B4-1-4 genome:
- a CDS encoding peptidase C39 family protein has protein sequence MPADIRTARASDVDDLAAIEKAVFSSDRISRRSFRLFIERETAETLVAEVDGRVAGYAIVLFRKGSGVARLYSIAVGPFFGALGIGRQLLSSAEEAAFEHDRMMLRLEVREDNGRAIRIYELAGYRKIGREPGYYEDGATALRYEKTLRGDLAVATRVPFYQQTCEFTCGPCCLMMAMANFDRGFVPDPVMEIRLWREATTVFMMSGPGGCEPFGLAVSGYESGLAAEIFVSFYGALFLQSVRSEEKRRVMELAQVDFRRRAELYGIPVNYRSFTIDDIRTAIAAGKLVLVLISGFLMFGKKVPHWVLAIGDDGDHILIHDPWVEDERQETILDAANIPVPYGIFMNMAQFGRDGLRAAITLGKRDTQ, from the coding sequence ATGCCTGCCGATATCCGCACGGCCCGCGCGTCTGACGTCGATGATCTCGCCGCCATCGAGAAAGCCGTTTTCTCGAGCGATCGCATTTCGCGACGCTCTTTTCGTCTGTTCATCGAGCGTGAGACCGCCGAGACTCTGGTCGCCGAAGTCGACGGCCGCGTCGCCGGCTATGCGATCGTGCTGTTTCGCAAGGGCAGTGGCGTGGCGCGGCTCTATTCCATAGCTGTCGGCCCGTTTTTCGGCGCGCTCGGCATCGGGCGCCAGCTGTTGTCGTCGGCGGAGGAGGCGGCCTTCGAGCACGATCGTATGATGCTGCGTCTCGAAGTGCGCGAGGATAACGGCCGTGCCATCCGCATCTACGAGCTTGCCGGCTACCGCAAGATTGGCCGGGAACCTGGCTACTACGAGGACGGCGCCACCGCGCTTCGCTATGAAAAGACCTTGCGCGGCGACCTTGCGGTCGCCACCCGGGTGCCATTCTACCAACAGACCTGCGAATTCACCTGCGGCCCCTGTTGCCTGATGATGGCCATGGCCAATTTCGACCGCGGTTTCGTGCCCGATCCGGTGATGGAAATCCGCCTCTGGCGCGAGGCGACGACTGTCTTCATGATGTCTGGGCCGGGCGGCTGCGAACCGTTCGGCCTGGCTGTCTCGGGGTACGAAAGCGGGCTCGCCGCGGAAATCTTCGTTTCCTTCTACGGCGCGCTGTTCCTGCAGTCGGTGCGCAGCGAGGAAAAGCGCCGGGTAATGGAACTGGCGCAGGTCGACTTTCGCCGCCGCGCGGAACTTTACGGCATCCCGGTGAATTACCGCTCGTTCACCATCGATGACATCAGAACCGCGATCGCCGCGGGAAAGCTGGTGCTGGTGCTGATCAGCGGCTTCCTGATGTTCGGCAAGAAGGTGCCGCACTGGGTGCTGGCCATCGGCGATGACGGCGATCATATTCTCATCCACGATCCCTGGGTCGAGGACGAAAGGCAGGAAACCATCCTTGATGCCGCCAACATTCCCGTGCCCTACGGCATCTTCATGAACATGGCGCAGTTCGGCCGCGACGGACTGCGCGCCGCCATCACTCTGGGGAAGCGCGACACACAATGA
- a CDS encoding anti-sigma factor family protein: MIRRDFSERDIHMALDGELPADERVTYEAWLEANPEMKARSARFTADREALRAALAGVLDEAVPVRLRKVVLGETPVKAEVPRSRWWLGAAAAVLLAAGGFGGYVAGIGGIGQEDQAEDRLAEQAIAAHVIYAAEKRHAVEVPASDKDHLQTWLSNRVGLKLVAPDLTANGFQLIGGRLLPAGESKAAMLLYEDDKGERISLFVTAESAENATGTYASAQAGPQAIYWLDKGYGCAVVGSLPRDQLAVVAKSAYGQLLAGLTS, translated from the coding sequence ATGATCCGCCGCGATTTTTCCGAACGTGACATCCACATGGCGCTCGACGGCGAACTGCCAGCCGATGAGCGTGTCACCTATGAAGCCTGGCTCGAGGCCAATCCCGAGATGAAGGCCAGGAGCGCCCGCTTCACCGCCGACCGGGAGGCATTGCGCGCCGCCCTTGCCGGCGTGCTGGATGAAGCCGTGCCAGTGCGATTGCGCAAGGTCGTGCTCGGCGAAACGCCGGTCAAGGCAGAGGTGCCACGTTCACGCTGGTGGCTTGGCGCGGCCGCGGCCGTGCTTCTGGCTGCGGGTGGATTTGGCGGCTACGTCGCCGGCATTGGCGGCATCGGGCAGGAGGATCAGGCGGAAGACCGGCTCGCCGAACAGGCGATTGCCGCCCACGTCATCTACGCGGCCGAGAAGCGGCACGCGGTGGAAGTGCCGGCCAGCGACAAGGATCATTTGCAGACCTGGCTGTCAAACCGGGTCGGCCTGAAGCTGGTGGCACCGGACCTGACCGCGAACGGTTTTCAACTGATCGGCGGCCGGCTGCTGCCGGCCGGCGAAAGCAAGGCCGCGATGCTGCTCTACGAGGACGACAAGGGAGAGCGCATATCCCTCTTCGTGACGGCGGAATCGGCGGAAAATGCCACGGGCACCTATGCTTCGGCGCAGGCGGGTCCGCAGGCCATCTACTGGCTGGACAAGGGCTATGGCTGCGCCGTCGTTGGCTCGCTGCCGCGTGACCAATTGGCAGTGGTGGCAAAGAGCGCTTATGGCCAGCTTCTGGCAGGTCTCACAAGCTGA
- a CDS encoding RNA polymerase sigma factor — protein MDEKKAAILGEIPRLRRYARSLLRDRDAADDLVQDCLERALVRLDNWQTGESPRRWLFTIMHHLFIDQMRKVNRRGEAAMLPLEAGETVAQPAEQLDGIASREIIDALQAISPDRRAALVMVAIEGFSYAEAANILGVPAGTLMSRIARGREELRGLLDDTARRRAIRIVEK, from the coding sequence ATGGACGAAAAGAAGGCAGCAATCCTTGGCGAAATACCGCGCCTGCGCCGCTATGCACGCTCGCTTTTGCGCGACCGCGATGCCGCCGACGATCTCGTTCAGGACTGCCTCGAGCGGGCATTGGTGCGGCTCGACAACTGGCAGACAGGAGAAAGCCCCAGGAGGTGGCTGTTTACGATCATGCATCATTTGTTCATCGACCAGATGCGCAAGGTGAACCGCCGCGGCGAAGCGGCGATGCTGCCGCTGGAGGCGGGCGAGACGGTAGCCCAACCGGCCGAGCAATTGGACGGCATCGCCTCACGCGAGATCATCGACGCATTGCAGGCGATCAGCCCCGATCGCCGCGCGGCCCTTGTCATGGTTGCAATTGAAGGCTTCTCCTACGCCGAAGCCGCCAACATTCTGGGCGTGCCCGCCGGTACGCTGATGTCACGTATTGCGCGCGGGCGCGAGGAACTGCGTGGGTTGCTGGACGACACGGCGCGCCGCCGCGCGATAAGGATCGTCGAGAAATGA
- a CDS encoding DUF3303 domain-containing protein, producing MQFIVIEDFTGRDRRDIYRRFRDRGRLKPEELVVHHSWIAADMSRCFLLVEPDDVTLLQRWVIEWADLVEFEIVPVATSKDMVAALSGHL from the coding sequence ATGCAGTTCATCGTGATCGAGGATTTCACCGGTCGCGACCGCAGGGACATCTACCGTCGCTTCCGCGACCGGGGCCGTCTGAAGCCGGAGGAGCTTGTCGTGCACCACAGCTGGATCGCCGCGGATATGAGCCGCTGCTTCCTGCTGGTGGAGCCCGACGACGTCACGCTGCTGCAGCGCTGGGTCATCGAATGGGCGGACCTCGTCGAGTTCGAGATCGTCCCGGTGGCCACCAGCAAGGACATGGTGGCGGCGCTGAGCGGGCACCTTTGA
- a CDS encoding DUF2339 domain-containing protein yields the protein MFENLIGLVAIIALFVIMSRQQNRIGLIERELGALRSLVLSGAAPPVAKPTEQAAADGKLDEAPVAVAAADTASPAAGEPITAQGPATEVEALAGEVLAGPWSAGEAAQKATEPAAPAAAAKAARRSDVETALGTRWAVWVGGIALALGGLFLIRYTIEAGIFGPGVRLTMAAVLGLVLVAAGEFIRRTGFRVPVQGAAGAYIPAILTAAGAFILFGAVYAAHGIYGFIGPALAFTLLGAIGIATIAAALVHGQALAGIGLVGAIVTPMLVASQAPNPWALFGYLAIVLAATGVIARMRDWKLLMAAAFAGTGIWTVLYMMDAPGANLSAILFIDAVTLAILAFAWLGRRGGETEPANAFDWPSIVPGLFIAFSALGLSVDPVFAAAGYALPGAGLLAAMVAVALYRPLALPLLYAAGLATVLIYLGIIPPTSITSDFSNGVLGVDGSPLAIANTLTLRIGPALGLVFIGAGLWAARRFAAATQIRAASWAAWGVVVPLVILLALWLTFGDLDRDFAYAAVAALLVVVFAAGGEWVARAEEPPLKGGMAVSFDFGGAAVAGLLMLHTACDSGWTTVLLGAATIVPALATRWRSYPVLGWIAVGAVIAVLGRVAFDPTIGGAEFLSRTPVFNWLLLGYGIPALAFGFTAWQLARTTNGRPRLAMEAAAALFALLTIAMLVRHAMHGGIINSDAPTLAEQAIYTLIAIGAGAILVAIDRRSPSSVLRYGSMAAGVVSAAFVIVQHFLVLDPLFTDESTGRIPVFNLVFLAYLLPAVAAGGLALYARGKRPKWYSAMLALVAALLAFAYATLSVRRLFKGEFIGLWSGLGQLETYTYSALWLVIGVALLTGGVWLRSQVLRVASAVLIAVAVLKVFLFDMSELEGVLRALSFIGLGAVLIGIGLFYQRLLTRAARETVSAGEQ from the coding sequence ATGTTTGAGAACCTGATCGGCCTTGTCGCCATCATCGCCCTGTTTGTCATCATGTCGCGCCAGCAGAACCGCATCGGTCTGATCGAGCGCGAACTTGGCGCCCTGCGTAGCCTTGTGCTCTCAGGCGCTGCGCCGCCCGTGGCCAAGCCGACCGAACAGGCGGCGGCCGATGGCAAGTTGGACGAGGCGCCGGTGGCAGTGGCGGCCGCCGATACCGCCTCGCCGGCGGCGGGCGAGCCGATCACCGCGCAGGGGCCGGCCACGGAAGTGGAAGCTCTGGCCGGCGAGGTCCTGGCTGGCCCGTGGAGCGCAGGCGAGGCGGCACAGAAGGCAACGGAACCTGCCGCGCCAGCAGCCGCTGCGAAAGCCGCTCGCCGGTCCGACGTCGAAACGGCGCTCGGCACCCGCTGGGCCGTCTGGGTCGGTGGCATCGCGCTGGCGCTGGGCGGGCTGTTCCTGATTCGCTACACCATCGAGGCCGGCATTTTCGGTCCCGGCGTGCGGCTCACCATGGCGGCGGTGCTTGGGCTGGTGCTGGTGGCCGCTGGCGAGTTCATTCGCCGCACCGGCTTCAGGGTGCCGGTGCAAGGTGCGGCTGGCGCCTACATTCCGGCGATCCTGACGGCGGCCGGCGCCTTCATCCTGTTCGGGGCTGTCTATGCCGCTCACGGCATCTACGGCTTCATCGGGCCGGCACTTGCCTTCACGTTGCTCGGTGCCATCGGCATCGCCACCATCGCCGCCGCTCTCGTTCACGGCCAAGCGCTGGCCGGCATCGGCCTCGTCGGCGCCATTGTAACCCCAATGCTGGTTGCCTCGCAGGCGCCCAATCCCTGGGCGCTGTTCGGCTATCTCGCCATCGTGCTGGCCGCCACAGGCGTTATCGCTCGCATGCGCGACTGGAAATTGCTGATGGCGGCCGCTTTTGCCGGCACGGGCATCTGGACCGTCCTTTACATGATGGATGCGCCAGGCGCGAACCTCTCCGCCATCCTGTTCATCGACGCCGTCACGCTCGCCATACTCGCCTTTGCCTGGCTCGGCCGCCGTGGCGGCGAAACCGAACCGGCCAACGCATTCGACTGGCCATCCATCGTGCCTGGCTTGTTCATCGCATTCTCTGCGCTGGGCCTGTCGGTCGACCCGGTCTTTGCCGCCGCCGGCTATGCCTTGCCGGGCGCGGGGTTGCTTGCCGCGATGGTGGCCGTCGCGCTCTACCGTCCGCTGGCCCTGCCGCTGCTCTACGCCGCGGGGCTGGCGACGGTGCTGATATATCTCGGCATCATCCCGCCGACCTCGATCACTTCCGACTTTTCGAATGGCGTCTTGGGCGTTGATGGCTCGCCTTTGGCCATCGCCAATACGCTGACATTGCGCATTGGCCCGGCACTGGGCCTCGTCTTCATTGGCGCCGGGCTCTGGGCGGCGCGAAGATTTGCCGCCGCAACACAGATACGCGCCGCCTCATGGGCGGCATGGGGCGTTGTCGTGCCGCTGGTCATCCTGCTGGCGCTGTGGCTCACCTTTGGCGATCTCGACCGAGACTTCGCCTATGCCGCCGTCGCAGCTCTTCTGGTTGTGGTTTTCGCCGCTGGCGGCGAGTGGGTCGCGCGGGCCGAGGAGCCACCGCTCAAGGGTGGCATGGCGGTATCGTTTGACTTCGGTGGCGCGGCGGTCGCCGGCCTGCTGATGCTGCACACGGCTTGCGATTCCGGCTGGACCACTGTCCTGCTGGGTGCGGCGACAATTGTGCCTGCACTGGCGACCCGCTGGCGCTCTTATCCCGTGCTCGGCTGGATTGCGGTCGGCGCGGTGATTGCTGTGCTTGGCCGCGTCGCCTTCGATCCGACCATCGGCGGCGCGGAATTCCTTTCCAGGACGCCGGTGTTCAACTGGCTGCTGCTTGGCTACGGCATACCCGCGCTCGCTTTCGGCTTCACCGCCTGGCAGCTCGCCCGCACCACCAATGGCCGCCCCCGCCTCGCCATGGAAGCGGCAGCGGCGCTGTTTGCGCTGCTCACCATTGCCATGTTGGTGCGTCATGCGATGCATGGCGGCATCATCAACAGCGATGCGCCAACGCTTGCCGAGCAGGCGATCTACACGCTGATCGCCATCGGCGCCGGCGCCATCCTGGTCGCCATAGACCGGCGCTCGCCAAGCTCGGTGCTGCGTTACGGCTCGATGGCCGCCGGCGTGGTTTCAGCCGCTTTCGTCATCGTCCAGCACTTCCTGGTGCTCGATCCGCTGTTTACGGACGAATCCACCGGCCGGATTCCGGTCTTCAACCTGGTGTTCCTGGCCTATCTCTTGCCGGCCGTCGCCGCCGGTGGGTTGGCGCTCTATGCCCGAGGCAAGCGGCCGAAATGGTATTCGGCGATGCTGGCGCTGGTCGCGGCTCTTCTTGCCTTCGCCTATGCCACGCTGTCGGTAAGACGCCTGTTCAAGGGCGAGTTCATCGGCCTGTGGAGCGGACTCGGTCAGCTGGAGACCTACACCTATTCGGCGTTGTGGCTGGTCATCGGCGTAGCGTTGCTCACCGGCGGCGTCTGGCTGAGGTCGCAGGTGCTGCGCGTTGCCTCCGCCGTGCTGATCGCGGTCGCCGTGCTGAAGGTCTTCCTGTTCGACATGTCGGAACTGGAAGGCGTGCTCAGGGCGCTGTCCTTCATCGGCCTGGGCGCCGTGCTGATCGGCATCGGCCTGTTCTACCAGCGGCTTCTGACGCGGGCGGCGAGGGAGACGGTATCTGCAGGCGAGCAATGA
- a CDS encoding LysR substrate-binding domain-containing protein yields MVALPSLKGLQAFEAAARTGSFAAAAEELSVSAAAISQLIRTVEEQMGRKLFHRVNRRVVLSEAGVEMLPRLTMAFQEIGSVSRELSGDAFRPRLVVSVPPSMAMGWLSQRLAGFVASHGAADISLRGDDDPVPFDRELIDIRLSYGPHYREHPTEEIVRDAVYPVCAPQLPGMIKADGDALAGLPLIHTDWGPTGASFPSWRNWFEAAGVEPGRAAQRGLSANSSRAALDLAISGLGVALAQGVYCAEAVEDGRLMRPAERAIALRQSYCLTIPERSARRDVVVAFRDWLINECRRAVGSPTLC; encoded by the coding sequence ATGGTCGCACTTCCATCCCTAAAAGGACTTCAGGCTTTCGAGGCCGCGGCGCGTACCGGCAGCTTCGCCGCGGCGGCGGAAGAGCTTTCCGTCTCGGCCGCCGCCATCAGCCAGCTTATCCGCACCGTCGAGGAGCAGATGGGCCGCAAGCTGTTTCATCGGGTCAACCGTAGAGTTGTCCTCAGCGAGGCAGGCGTCGAAATGCTGCCACGGCTGACCATGGCCTTCCAGGAAATCGGCAGTGTCTCGCGCGAACTGAGCGGCGATGCCTTCCGCCCGCGCTTGGTGGTCTCGGTGCCGCCGTCCATGGCGATGGGCTGGCTTTCGCAGCGTCTCGCGGGCTTCGTCGCAAGCCATGGCGCCGCCGATATATCGCTTCGCGGCGATGACGACCCGGTGCCGTTCGACCGTGAGCTGATCGACATCCGGCTCTCCTACGGTCCGCATTACCGCGAGCACCCGACCGAGGAGATCGTCCGGGACGCCGTCTATCCCGTCTGCGCGCCACAGCTTCCCGGCATGATCAAGGCGGATGGCGATGCGCTCGCCGGGCTGCCGCTGATCCACACCGACTGGGGACCGACGGGCGCGTCATTTCCGTCCTGGCGCAACTGGTTCGAGGCGGCTGGTGTCGAACCAGGCCGGGCGGCGCAGCGCGGCTTGTCGGCCAACTCGTCGCGCGCAGCTCTCGACCTCGCCATTTCGGGGCTGGGCGTGGCACTGGCGCAAGGGGTCTACTGCGCCGAGGCGGTGGAGGACGGCAGGTTGATGCGGCCCGCCGAAAGGGCGATTGCATTGCGCCAATCCTATTGCCTGACGATCCCGGAGCGGAGCGCAAGGCGCGATGTCGTGGTGGCGTTTCGCGATTGGCTGATCAATGAATGCCGGCGTGCAGTGGGCTCGCCGACGCTCTGTTGA
- a CDS encoding RimK family protein, with protein sequence MTWVILTGRQSDLDQVATPHKIITNRDYLAHPALFRGQRPKVINLSNNYGYQSRGYYASLLASSRGHKVIPTVETMIDLSERKLYEHALPELELALNKCRKDLGGAFPAKVCIFFGIGPSKVWDRFAKLLFDWFRAPALEVHIKDSAEWASIRKIGFHPLARMTEEEEAHFIQCLETYTNREWRDTKGRTPARYTFATLVDPHEELPPSEISSLRYWAKIAEKMGVEIEPITRKDLAKLANYDALFIRETTSISNHTYRFARRAQQEGMPVIDDPLSMIRCTNKVYLNELMSYNKVPVPPTVMIAGASDLELAAQTLGFPLVLKIPDSSFSRGVKKCASFEELKTLATEWLEDSDLLIAQKFIPTEYDWRVGVLGGQPLFAVHYLMAKKHWQIVNHKANGKPDQGGIKTFTLKETPAHVVETAVKAARCIGDGLYGVDLKETKDGVFVIEVNDNPNLDHGWEDSGEKDEVWVRLTQWFLERLDRPGR encoded by the coding sequence ATGACCTGGGTCATCCTTACCGGCAGGCAGAGCGACCTCGACCAGGTGGCGACACCGCACAAGATCATCACCAACCGCGACTATCTTGCACATCCGGCGCTGTTCCGGGGCCAGCGGCCGAAGGTCATCAACCTGTCGAACAACTACGGCTACCAGAGCCGCGGCTATTATGCCTCGCTGCTGGCGAGCTCGCGGGGTCACAAGGTCATCCCGACCGTCGAGACGATGATCGACCTGTCGGAGCGCAAGCTCTATGAGCATGCGCTGCCGGAACTGGAGCTGGCGCTCAACAAATGCCGCAAGGATCTCGGCGGTGCCTTTCCGGCGAAGGTGTGCATCTTCTTCGGCATCGGACCCTCCAAGGTGTGGGACCGTTTCGCCAAGCTGTTGTTCGACTGGTTCAGGGCGCCGGCGCTCGAAGTCCATATCAAGGACAGCGCCGAATGGGCCTCGATCCGCAAGATCGGCTTCCATCCGCTGGCGCGGATGACCGAGGAGGAAGAGGCGCACTTCATCCAGTGCCTGGAGACCTACACCAACCGCGAGTGGCGCGACACCAAGGGCCGCACACCGGCGCGCTACACCTTCGCCACGCTGGTCGATCCGCATGAGGAATTGCCCCCGTCGGAAATCTCGTCTCTGCGCTACTGGGCCAAGATAGCCGAGAAGATGGGGGTCGAAATCGAGCCCATCACCAGGAAGGATCTCGCCAAGCTCGCGAATTATGACGCGCTGTTCATCCGCGAGACCACCTCGATCTCCAACCATACCTATCGTTTCGCCCGACGCGCCCAGCAGGAAGGCATGCCGGTCATCGATGATCCGCTGTCGATGATCCGCTGCACCAACAAGGTCTACCTCAACGAGTTGATGTCCTACAACAAGGTGCCGGTGCCGCCGACGGTGATGATCGCCGGCGCTTCGGATCTCGAGCTTGCGGCGCAGACGTTGGGGTTCCCGCTGGTGCTGAAGATCCCGGATTCGTCCTTCTCGCGTGGCGTCAAGAAATGCGCCAGCTTCGAGGAGCTGAAGACGCTTGCAACCGAATGGCTGGAGGATTCCGACCTCCTCATCGCGCAGAAATTCATCCCGACCGAATATGACTGGCGCGTTGGCGTGCTCGGCGGTCAGCCATTGTTTGCCGTGCACTATCTGATGGCCAAGAAGCACTGGCAGATCGTCAACCACAAGGCCAATGGCAAGCCGGACCAGGGCGGCATCAAGACCTTCACGCTGAAGGAGACGCCGGCCCATGTCGTCGAGACGGCGGTGAAGGCAGCGCGCTGCATCGGCGACGGCCTCTACGGCGTCGACCTCAAGGAGACCAAGGACGGCGTCTTCGTCATCGAGGTCAACGACAATCCCAACCTCGACCATGGCTGGGAGGATTCGGGCGAGAAGGACGAGGTCTGGGTCCGGCTGACGCAATGGTTCCTGGAGCGGCTCGATCGGCCGGGACGATAG
- the recO gene encoding DNA repair protein RecO: MEWRDEGIILGTRKHGETSAILEVMTRAHGRHLGLVRGGRSRKQQPVLQPGNRVDLLWRARLDEHLGTFQAEAIEMNAARLMDSAVAVYGLQTMAAHLRLLPERDAHGGIYEALAVMITHLEDADAAGELVARFELLILDELGFGLDLSQCAATGTRQDLAYVSPNSGRAVSREAGAPWHDKMLALPAFLQRGSGLRGDPVAIEDAFRLTGFFFTRHVYEPRGINEPDARTGFLAALRKHHARGKAIAGENAA, translated from the coding sequence ATGGAGTGGCGCGACGAGGGAATCATTCTTGGCACCCGCAAGCATGGCGAAACCAGCGCCATTCTCGAGGTGATGACCCGCGCGCATGGCCGCCATCTCGGTCTCGTTCGCGGCGGCCGCTCGCGCAAGCAGCAGCCCGTTCTCCAGCCCGGCAACCGCGTAGATCTCTTATGGCGGGCGCGCCTTGACGAGCATCTCGGCACGTTCCAGGCCGAGGCGATCGAGATGAACGCCGCCCGGCTGATGGACAGCGCCGTCGCTGTCTACGGGCTGCAGACCATGGCCGCGCATCTTCGTCTGCTGCCGGAGCGCGATGCCCATGGCGGCATCTACGAGGCGCTTGCCGTGATGATCACTCATCTCGAAGACGCCGACGCCGCCGGCGAACTGGTGGCGCGCTTCGAACTTCTGATCCTCGATGAACTCGGCTTCGGCCTTGATCTCAGCCAATGCGCCGCCACCGGCACGCGGCAGGATCTTGCCTATGTCTCTCCGAACTCCGGCCGCGCGGTATCGCGTGAAGCCGGCGCGCCGTGGCACGACAAGATGCTGGCGCTGCCGGCTTTCCTGCAGCGCGGCTCCGGCCTGCGTGGGGATCCGGTGGCGATCGAGGACGCCTTCCGGCTGACCGGCTTCTTCTTCACCCGCCACGTCTATGAGCCGCGCGGTATCAACGAGCCCGACGCCCGCACCGGTTTTCTTGCCGCACTTCGCAAGCACCACGCGCGTGGCAAGGCCATCGCCGGAGAGAACGCGGCATGA
- a CDS encoding PaaI family thioesterase, with product MSEVELYPGRVSPLGLGTIPHADITKYTGLELLQRIIDGKYPAPPISYQLSFALTEVEKGRAVFRGVPNERHLNPLGGVHGGWAATLLDSALACAVQTLLEKGEAYTTAEFKVNLTRPITPRTGEVVCEGKVVHKGRTLAVSEATLKDASGKLLAFGTETCSIFPAANLAAR from the coding sequence ATGAGCGAAGTCGAACTCTATCCGGGCCGGGTCTCGCCGCTCGGCCTCGGCACAATCCCGCACGCCGACATAACGAAATATACCGGCCTCGAACTGCTGCAGCGCATTATCGACGGCAAATATCCGGCACCGCCGATCTCCTACCAACTCAGCTTCGCGTTAACTGAAGTAGAGAAAGGCCGCGCCGTGTTCCGCGGCGTGCCGAATGAGCGCCACCTCAACCCGTTGGGTGGCGTACACGGCGGCTGGGCGGCAACGCTGCTTGATTCGGCGCTGGCCTGCGCCGTGCAGACGCTGCTCGAAAAGGGCGAGGCTTACACGACTGCGGAATTCAAGGTGAACCTCACGCGGCCGATCACGCCCAGGACCGGCGAGGTGGTCTGCGAGGGCAAAGTGGTCCACAAGGGCCGCACGCTTGCCGTTTCGGAAGCGACGCTGAAGGATGCCAGCGGCAAGCTTCTGGCTTTCGGCACCGAGACATGTTCGATATTTCCGGCCGCCAATCTGGCGGCGCGTTGA
- a CDS encoding porin: protein MNIKSLLLGSAAALIAVSGARAADAVVVAEPEPAEYVKICDVYGAGYFYIPGTETCLRIGGYVRYDIGVGDAGTFDGVNHVPDHQDAGTTHSTYYKNTRFTLKTWTGQETELGTLKTYTETRFNYGNSSGDYVNGSTDWQGRNKSLSLRFAYIQLGGLRVGKDDTAFDTFIGYAGNVIQDTIVPYGGQESNVVQYYFDAGNGISAMVSLEEGAGTVGTIDSYVPHVVGGLKYKADWGAITGVVAYDSNYEEVAGKVRLDVNVTKELSLFVMGGYGTDDNLTDDANNVIDAHGRGFYKQWGGNWAVWGGGTYKFNAKTSFNAQVSYDDWKNLGVAANIAYTVVPGFTVTAEVDYQNVGDDTPANSVWAGATKKSNLGGILRFQRSF from the coding sequence ATGAACATCAAGAGCCTCCTTCTCGGCTCAGCCGCGGCACTGATCGCGGTCTCCGGCGCACGTGCCGCGGACGCCGTCGTCGTCGCCGAACCGGAACCGGCCGAATACGTCAAGATCTGCGACGTCTACGGCGCCGGCTACTTCTACATCCCGGGCACCGAGACCTGCCTGCGCATCGGCGGCTATGTCCGCTATGACATCGGCGTCGGCGATGCCGGCACGTTCGATGGTGTCAACCACGTCCCGGATCATCAGGACGCCGGCACCACTCATTCGACCTATTACAAGAACACCCGCTTCACGCTGAAGACCTGGACCGGTCAGGAGACCGAGCTCGGCACCTTGAAGACCTACACCGAGACCCGCTTCAACTATGGCAACAGCAGCGGCGACTATGTCAACGGAAGCACCGACTGGCAGGGCCGTAACAAGTCGTTGTCGCTGCGTTTCGCCTACATCCAGCTCGGCGGTCTGCGCGTCGGTAAGGACGATACGGCTTTCGATACCTTCATCGGCTATGCGGGCAACGTCATCCAGGACACGATCGTTCCCTATGGCGGCCAGGAGAGCAACGTCGTTCAATACTACTTCGACGCAGGCAACGGCATCTCGGCGATGGTCTCGCTCGAAGAAGGCGCCGGCACCGTCGGGACCATCGACAGCTATGTTCCGCATGTCGTCGGCGGCTTGAAGTACAAGGCCGACTGGGGTGCGATCACCGGCGTTGTCGCCTATGACAGCAACTACGAGGAAGTGGCCGGCAAGGTCCGTTTGGACGTCAACGTCACCAAGGAACTGTCGCTGTTCGTCATGGGCGGCTATGGCACCGACGACAACCTCACGGACGACGCCAACAACGTCATCGACGCACATGGCCGTGGCTTCTACAAGCAGTGGGGCGGCAACTGGGCAGTCTGGGGCGGCGGCACCTACAAGTTCAACGCCAAGACGTCGTTCAACGCCCAGGTCTCCTATGACGACTGGAAGAACCTCGGCGTCGCCGCCAACATTGCCTATACCGTTGTGCCCGGCTTTACGGTCACGGCTGAAGTCGACTACCAGAACGTCGGCGATGACACCCCGGCCAATTCCGTATGGGCCGGCGCGACCAAGAAGAGCAATCTCGGCGGTATCCTCCGCTTCCAGCGCTCGTTCTAA